In Necator americanus strain Aroian chromosome IV, whole genome shotgun sequence, the following proteins share a genomic window:
- a CDS encoding hypothetical protein (NECATOR_CHRIV.G14927.T1), whose translation MVARLRLGRFNQATKETHWKGSKSRELGDGYKLIYHGTSNRNGVGIILNESFRNSVTAVDRLSDRLMAVKVDTGEVELRVVSAYAPQIGCSEEEKARFWEDLEQHVQSLEGEEVLLIRGDQRTCRFSERRVRELSWWIRFWSSQRRWVANPGLAAKREDKKAVSKAKSDCHKAVYDMLDTREGERAVYRLVRVRHRSTLDMEHTKIVKGADGAVLRRPGQILERWREYYNHLCNEEFCHPPISTVPSFEGPVLPITAVEVSAALAKMKWNKVEPVLMTYLLTSGSC comes from the exons gagactcactggaaaggctccaagtcaagggaattaggcgatggctacaagctcatctaccatggcacatcaaatcgcaatggcgttggtatcatattgaacgagtcgtttagaaatagcgtcacagcggtaGATCGACTATCcgatcgcttgatggctgtaaaagtagatacaggagaagtggaactGCGAGTCGtatctgcttatgcgccacagataggctgtagtgaagaagagaaggctcgcttttgggaagatcttgAGCAgcacgtccaatccctggaaggcgaagaagtacttctaatCAGAGGAGaccaacggacatgtcggttctcggaaagacgggttcgagagttgtcatggtggatacggttTTGGAGCTCGCAACGACGATGGGTTGcaaatcctgga ctagcggcgaagagggaggataagaaggcagtctccaaggcgaagtcggactgccacaaggctgtgtacgacatgcttgataccagagaaggggagcgggcagtgtatcgtttagtcagagtgcgacatcgctcaacgttggatatggaacacaccaagatcgttaagggagctgatggagccgttctgcgccgccctggtcagatcctggagagatggcgagagtactacaaccacttgtgtaacgaagagttctgtcatcctccgaTCTCAACTGTTCCCAGcttcgagggtcctgttctaccaattactgccgtcgaagtcagtgctgccctcgcaaaaatgaagtggaaCAAGGTcgaaccggtcctgatgacatacctgctgacgtctggaagctgctag